TTggttaaagaaatttttctttataatgcacactttttctcgtttcctttctgcataaattataaattcctgCTACTCCCACTCTCATCGTTTACCCTTTCAATAGTCTTTTCCTTTCTTAAACAACGTTCATCTTCGTTAATCGTCATGTTCATCAGGTATTATAtggattatttaaaagaaaataatgcacGCGCCGCAGTTGGCGCGAGACGAAACGCTTCGTCCTCAACAAACGACTCATTTCTTCTAGCTAAGGGATAGATGGGATGGCGTGCGCGCGACAGAAAAAGAATCGCCGCATCGCTTTATATATTCAGCCTTTTTTCAACCACAAAGCCGCATGCATACAGACGTGAACTATGGATATGAGCCGTCGACGACGTCTCGACGTCTATCCCCCTCAAAGAGAATCGGTTagtctctttctcgctcgctttTAAGCGGAAAACAAGTGACTACTCCTCGCTCTCGCTTTCTGCCTCTGAATCTCCACCTACGTGGAAACGTCACTTGACTCGTGTGGAACCGAGGCAGTTCCTGATGCGGATGATCAACCGCGTGCAACGCCGAGGGGCCGATTCGCGAGAGAAATCATTAAATCACGTGAGAAATCAACatagaaaaaacatttttcattaaaactgaAATGTCTTCATAATGAGTGCATGGACTTATAATCAGCAAGAGTACCGCTGCATTCTTTGGAGCTAAAAAAATTTCGATTTCATCTTTCGTCATTAGTAACATGGAAAGAACGTGGATGATTCAACTCAATTCTATCTCTCGAAAACACTTTCGATGAGGGGAATCTCGAGGGACATATGTATGATTAATCAACGCTGAATCAAATTTCTCTAAAATTAATCAAGCTTTATCATAAATTCTGATAAACGTGCAGCATGATTTGTGTGAGATAGCGCGCACAAGTTttcacgcacacgcgtgttCGGCCCATTCTGTGTCGTCATCGGCAGCGGGTCAtcgtcctcttcctccgcttctctctctttttctctctctctctctctccccttctcGTCCTCCTCTATCCCTGCATAGCACGAAAGTAAAGCGTTTAAAGAGCACGAACGCGAGAAGGTGGAGAAGATTGCACGATGTGAATTCGACGCGTCTTTCGAGCCGATAAAGGCCAATCTTACTTAATTCGCACGTGaactttttccttctctttagCGTAAACGCACACGTAACTTCGTACATGAGCTCCTTTTACCGCAATTCATCGTAAAGTGGGCCAATCGTTACAAGCGAGGCGCGAACGAGCGTGTTAAATGCAGCCGCATCGTCTGGGTGCGGACAACGTGAATTAATTGTGCCAGAACAACTTTCATTTTAATGTCGTTCACAGGAGAGGGAGCACACAGGAGAGTGCTGCCTCGGgtaatgtatatgtatcgCCACCCCTTTCTCGCCACGCCGGTTGTCGTCTTCCGATATAGAGCAAAGCTTCTCGCTTCctacttaaattaattaacaatatattaaattaagtaaCGATGAGTCAGCATCTTGAAACGTGATTTTTCAAATGCAGTTGTGAAACACATTGACGTGCACAGCATACAAAAttgtaaatcattttttaatatttactcgggagattatattaacaattacatgaaTACTGCATAGTTAGCTGATATTCGATCCTCTTTTTGACTTTTTCGTAGCAGTCGCTATTATTTCCGTTTGTAGCAAGCGCCCGTTTATCTCTAGGCATCATTAATGACGCACATTGTACATGATTCTTGCGTCCTTCCGGTGGCAAAGATTCTCGACCTTTCTCGTACGACCATTTTTCACAGCGGGATACTCTCTCAAGGACGACCTTACCAAGGAGAATTTTTTCAAAGTGAATCATCGTCTCCTTCGCTTTCCACCGCAGGTGAAGAAGGAGTCCGTTTCCCCTCCATCATCGTCTCCCACGCAACTCGGCTACCTTACGTTTGTCTTTCTCTAGCTTGACAAAAGGGGCTCACTTCCTGTCGAGCAGTGTCACGTATGATTCTTACAAACGTCTTATTAATCTTCGTtatgtttttcaaaaattataattaggaTTGGCTTACGACACACCGAACAAAAGACTCGAAATGACACAACATCGTCAATCAGCGATCCCGATATTCCGGTATGGAAACCCTGGAACTTGCAACGACTGCAGAAACAACTTGCATCAAACAGAGAAaggcaatttttttatttcctgtaGGCATTCCCGCTATGTGACTCACACCGCTTCTGAGCTTACCGACTCGATCGCCGACCAGTGTCTCTCGATATAAAGGAGAAATcattctcgttttttttcaaCAACGCGGCGACAAGAAAATATCGAATCGGGCCACCTCAGCGCGAGGGGGCCTTATGCCTGCACAGGCGTAAAACAAGCCCGAGCATATCGCGAGAGAATGCAACGCCGCGCTATCGCCGCAGACACGAAAGTTTCCCACGTGCGTAACGCGATGTACGCAAGTGTGCGGCTTTAGATTTCTACAGGATGGGACGGATAACACACACGTACGGGAAACAACAGAAATACGGTGCACGCATAGTACAGCGCTCGTGGCAGATAAGAATTATGGATTACTAACGGGAAGTGTGAGAGAtaactaatatataatacttattagAAATTAGACGCGCCGCCTAAAACCATTTAGAATGTGCGAGTACTGTAATTACACTTTTGGGGCATTCTtagtcacaattcgattctaCTCTAcactgataataaaatcgatgataAAATTGACTATAATTGCatggtaaaaaaattatagtcGGGATATTATAGCATATTTATagtaaattctattataatactagtaatataaattatactattCCATTATATCATTAGCAATATTCTATATGCTTGGCGCCTCAGGATACTATAAATTATAGCAATttcaactatattttttaattagtgtAATAAATCTCTTTTATTAGCAGGACTTTATTAACGTCCCAAAGAACAGTAGCAGCTCTCTCTAATTTACATTTAGCTGTGTTGCGACGTTGTTGCGATTCTGTGCTTCAATGAAGCGCACTGATttatcgagagagaaatcgGGATGACGAATTACTTCGATGAGCACGAAAACTGTGTCAGAAGTAAATAACGATTTATATGTGGGCATCCTGGAACACGCTTCTTTGTGACGATATCGTTCCTATTACGTgcatctttcttcttttgttcCATTGGTCTGACGTCTTACTCGCCTACccgttattttaaaatatcacgGCAAAAGGTTGTCACATCACCGTGAAATCGATAATTAACGAATCGGAGGCTAGCACAATTCCAACAAATATAGTATGTCAAACATATCGCGATAATATTATGCGGTTATTTTCAGCAACGTAGCGACAGATAATATAATCATAAGAAAAAgcaagtttttattaatactcaCTTTGTAAACCTGGCCATATGTTCCATTGCCGACCACCTCTATCAGCTCGAAGATTCCAGCAGGCTCCTAAAACATAAACGGccaattaatgtttaataagcCCATGATatgattttttcttaattgtaACAATAATCTGATAAATTCTGTTATCTAATCTGTTGGAAAAACGATCGAAAATCTCGAGCCAAAAGAGACTCttaatatataacaacataATGCGTATAAAATAACAACAAAGTGGAAgttgaaaagaagaaaagtgtttttgaagaaaataaatatctgaattttaaagaaagtttgaaggaaagaaatgaagaaaataaatatctgaagagaattaaaatgagaaataaataccACGTGGACTTTTACTTAAATAGCCATTGGATCAATAATCggagaattaaaaaatcatcTAACGCGCAATCAatagtaaaaaaaaacagaaaagtaAATTTAGATAGACTTTATCGCGGCGCGATCTTATCTTGTGACTGTTCAAAACGTCAAGACGATTTAATCTAAcctcgattaaaattaatcactATGAAGTGTTCTCTGAAAAGAGTCTCGCAaaacaaagaataaaatatgtcttTATTCTTCCAACTATAATATACAACGTACATTCGAAGGCGACAGCAAGAATATGATAGCCATCTTAAAAATGGATTGTCACGACGACCGTAAATAAATCACAAAGCAGATGCAAAAATACTACATGCAACTTAATACCGGCGTGAACGAATTGCGACATTTACATCAAAACTGCAACCAGCGCGTCATAATGACTGTTTTGCAGATCACCAAGGCGTTCACAGTTAGTAACTTTGAACTCcttgaataaattatgtttattactttcgtcaaaaacgtttaatttatttactttaatataataataattaatatttaacattttagtTAATTGGATCAAGAAATGAGATAAAGACTCAAAGAAGATCAAGTCTTCGCGATACTTTTCTACAATTTTCTACAATCGAGCGGAAAAAACTGCTGATTACAACTTGAGAAATCTTCCCGGAGTCTCGAGTTTGACGAACTGTCAACAGTGATCCAGAGTTGATACAATCGGGTCAATTTCCATATCAAACCGCACAGACAATACACTGAAACAAGTTCTCGAGGCGAGACCGGTTTTCTCAGACGAAAATCTTGCGTGCAAAGCTGATCTCACCGCTCaagatatttcaatatcaCTCGCGAAACGCCAGAAGTGATACCGCACCGATCGACTCTGGCAGCACCGACTGTCACCGTACGCGGCCACGTTCACGGTGGACAAATGACGCGAACAAATGACTCCATTTTTTTCAGCAGTCCGATTGATGAGACGCGCGATATCACTGACGAGAGAGAAACTCTGAGAAATCCATCCATCTCCTTTCCGTCTCGTCATCGTCGCAGGTCGCGGAGTTCTCGGGAGGTTAATCAGCGAGTACAACGAAACGCGGATGACATCAGCCGTGAATCCGGACGGGCCGGATAGCCGCGCGACAGCGTGGCGTGCTATTCCCGCTTTACGTGAAACGTGCCGCGAGTAATTCCGATATTTACATACCTTCAGAGCGTTCAGGTCAATGTCGTCGAGCGAGCAGTTGACGCTCGGTGCCAAATTATGCGCCATCTTGATACGCCACTCGCGCTCCCTCGCGTTgtctcactctctcgctcgctggctaactcgctcgctcgctcgagctCACCGACACCGAGTTCGCCGAGTCTAGCTCCCCTCGCGTTCTTGCTCTTTTTCCCTCGAGCTGCtgcctcctctctctcctcctttcctctcttgCCCTGCACTATCTTCTCTCACGGCTCGCGAACCGGACGAAAATACAAGGGTGGAGAAAGGGAAAAGTGCGCAACTTGGTTCACTGATCGCACCAACACATCGGGAACACGGGGGtaggaggggggagggggtaCGTCAAAGTAGCACCGACGAATCAAGCACACAGCTTACGGGTGTATGATCACGCGAAACTACAATGCGTGGCTACGCCGAGCACTTTTATCGAACCGCagtgacaacgacgacgataacaATACGCGCGACGGTGATCCGCAGGGAGGAGACACACGCGGAGCGGTGACGGAGCGGCACATGGCGCGCGGCGAACACACCTAAGGAGACTGCCGACTCTACCCGAGAGCGAGATGCACCGGAGGCCGTCTAGCGGTCAAACCGGACAGCGTCGCGCCTCCATCGCGCGTTGCGTCTTCCTTCGGGGTTCTCTGTtcgtttttttcctcttcttttcttctctcttttctcgcaCGCACACGGCGGGTGCACCAAGTTCAACGATGGAGACGCGCTATGTACACGCTCCCTCCTCTGCCCCGAGAGAAGAGAGACTATGCGAGCCGGAGAGACGCGGAGCGCCTAGCGCTGCCTCGGATCACTATGCCGTCATAACGGATGCGGGCGAATCGGAACCCAGGCGAGACAAGCCGAGCCGAACCGAACCAAGCCCACACGCTACGTCCTGTCTTTCGCACTCGTCGACAACTGCACCGCACCGCCGTGCACCGCCACGGCCGCGGATCGCGCACGCCTCTTTtaccctttctctctctcgctctctctgaAGCTTGCGCACTTCCAGCACGCCGTCCGCCGTCTTCGTTTATCCGTCTTTGTTGTTCACGCGATTACGTACCGCTACGCGCACGCTGACGTCAGCCGCTGGGCTAAACCAATATGGCGACGCGGCAGTGCGACAGAAAAATTCGCATCACTTATTATATGAGGCTCGTGCTACTCGCCGCGCCGCCGCCCAATCGCGAGTGTGTACGTCGCGCCGTGGCAGTCGGTAAGCTCGGAGAGCAGCGTGTATCGTGGCGACATCTATCAAACGTGCGATTTTAGATCGATCACGTGCAAGGAAAACTGTTGCATCTCGTCGCGAGACAAAAAGCAGAAGCTTCATTTTATTCGTATTTGTGAAAATGACGGAacattaaattctaaatttcataaatgatatattaataaataccaGAAACTTGACAGCGGGATGTACATATACAAATCTATTAGCGTCTTTCAAAATACCTCTTTCTTGTTATCAACAACTTTGTTACAATAGTCATCGCTTTTAATAAGAGCTTAATTAGACTCTTGCAGCTTCGCAGACTGAAGAGCTGATtcttacataatattaaaatattaactatCTAGTGTCTctctaaaaaaaaattgttaattatctgTGTATTGTTTGCATACAATCGGATGCATCAGTTTATCAACTTTGGATATTGATCTGCCACTAGAAGATTAATGCCTTCAGACCAGCGTCTTCTACATAGCTTGCATCACGCGAGGAACAGCAAATAagctttcattatttttccattCATGTCTGCgcaatttacataaatatatggACAGTCTATACTCGTCAACTTGCGCGTTTCGCCTGATGTTGCTTCTCGCACAACAGCCGacataaaagaaaacactAATTGTCCATTAGGAAGATCAAGTCCACCGGAAGTGGACAGCATCAAGTGCATCCAATTGATATGCATGTACTACGtatgttacataaatatatatttataaataagagCGTACTCTATTTTTTATCTATACATGTGGCATAATTCTCAGTAGATCTTACATCTTCAGCACAGTGCGGCTAGCTTGCGTATTGTGCTCAAGTCCCGCAGAAGCATCTGAACAGTCTGCTTAGTACGTGGCTGAACGTGCGCATCTGGTACGAGCTCATCCTGATCGATCGCTTCTAGGGCTGCGATTGAAGCAATAAATTAACTttctgaataataatatctaatatctTTTACGTACCACAAATTTGCGCCTCTAAGGACGTTAATCTCGAGTCAATGTGGCACTGAAAATGTTCAATGTGCTCCAACAATCTCGTTCGGCACTCGGCTGGATCAATGGGCGCCTCTGGCTCCGGTATAAAAGGTTGCGGAGGTGGCGCAACTTCATTCTCCATGTCGACCATGTTCGGCTTGCACTGATCGTTATTAACCAACGGTCCCGAATTGAGATTCTCAGACGCGGAATTGTCAATCATGGTTTTCTCGGCTAGCAGATCTAGACACGAAAGATGTAatgagaaaagatttttatttcttttttctacttCATTGGTGTTCTTATATTTACCTGGACTCTCCATCTTCACGTCCAAAGTAATGGCGTCCCTTTGCTTCGCGTCCGAGTTGCCACTTGTTAACGCGTCCAAAAGTATGTGACTATCCTTAGAATTCATCAAGCCTTCTTTCTTATTGATCATCCTGGACTCGTCCGAATGCGTGCTGTCCTCCTCCAAAATTTTCATCAATTCCGAATCCGAGgcaatcgatttttcgtccTGATCATCCTTCAGAGACAGTTTAGTTTCCGTTTTTGTCTCAAGGCGCCGCGAAATCTCCAAACTTACATCGGCAGGACTTGCTCCCGactttattatttccattACCGGTACCGGCTCTATGTCTATTTTTGGCACGTCCACTTTCTCCCAATTCTTAGCCCAGAGATATAATTTCGGATGATCTTTTTTCCTGTGCatttcgataaattattacataaatttcttCAACCCCGACAAAATGTCTGTAGTCATATTACTTACTGAGCCACGTTGATTTTTACGCGAAGGCTATGGAGAATTTGTTGCATCTGTAAAAGCGCGGCAACCAGATCGTAAGAGCGTTTCAACATTGCGGTCCTTTGATTCATCACGAACTGATTCCGAGTTCGATTGGACAAGCTGTATATTCGAAAATCaacatttcaataaaattactttaaaattCTAATAATCGCGTATAATTAATGTACCATTAAATTACCTTGGCAACTTTCCTTCCTTGATCCAGTCTTGatcgtgaaaatattttttagacGGTCGTTGTCGGTACGGATGTTGGCATATGTAACAAATGTACTTCTCAGGGACGTCCTTTTCCCTTTCGATCGCGTTACAGTGGCCGTGTTGCCAGCACAAACAAAGGTCGCACTGTATCATCAGACCGTCTTCTTCCATAAAACCGCAggtgcaatttattatttcttctctGCGGAGTTGTTCTACCTTTACCAGTTCGCCAttgatcatcatcatcacgcCGTCGCTCTCTGCGAGAATATCGTTAACAATCAATAGGTAGATCAAAAGATTTATAGCAAGTAACAGCGGAGTTGTAATGACACATTAAAGATACAGTGAAGAGAAATGAAAACCACGTACACTCTTCTATAAAGCATGTACAAAGTAAAATACCAATGCAAACAAACAAGATCGCCACTGTACGAAACGATGAAGCAAAgacaataaaagataaaaaaaaaataaacgatgtACCTTcagtatcattattaatatcagtTTTGGTTGCATCCCCTTTTAAGGGATCACCTTTTTCAATGCGAGAATCATTTAGTTGACCTAAAgaataacagaaataatacaatagtAAATATCATCGAGCGTATAACCGCTCGAACGAATCCCATTTGCCTAGCTAcatacttaaattaaattagaaaaaaaagcatATTCAAATCAAGGCTGCTCTGAGACACGACAAGAACATTTGTGCTTACTATTTTGGCTGTTTTCGTCGCTTTTCGAGTCGGACTTTCTACGGCTATATCTATACATAAGTGCAGTGGGTCCCTCAACATCCATAGCACTGTCGTCTAGATCGCCGAAGCCGTCAGTAATATCCGATATACCTATCCGACAAAAGTATCGATATGCTCTATAGCGATCTAAACTATACAATACTCTATGGCAACTTAATTGTTATTCATAAATGAATGGAATGTTAAAACACAATCTTAGGATACAAGCACACTGATCAgttatgtaacaaaaatttttaccATGTCGCTTCTTCGCTTTGGCAGGTATCTCCATGCCAAATTCGGCAAGCTGCTTCCTTTTCTGAGCCTTGGAGCGTTCAACGTGCACCGCCTCGTCGGTCGATTTCGCCCTATCGATCCTCTGTGCCTCCGACGTCGCGGCTGGTCTCACAGGCAACAGCGTTTTAATTCCACCTGGCGCTTTCTCCTCTTTGACTTTCATGTCGAACAACGTACCGGGAGACAACGCGCACGTGTTCTCTCGTTTTTTCTCCATATCCTCGTCCATCTCCGCGCTGTAACTCGACATCGGAGACATCGTCTCGATTTTCATGTCCTCCTTTTGCGAGTCGCTGCACTTTTCCGATTGATCTTCCTCCTCCGCCTCTAGCATTATCGCACCGGACACCGAGGGAGAGGTCGGTTGCACGGTGTTCAGTGTCGATTGCAGCGCAGCGGACGATGACTTCTCCGGGAAGGATTTCTTCTTCCCAAATTTGTTTAGCTTTTCTAAGAACGGCGTCGACTTCTTCGGAATAATGTCTTCTATAGACTCCCCGATCGTTCGCGCGTAAGCCAGATCTTCGACTTTTGGAGTAGATCCTAGAAACTTGGAATATTCCGGATGGTAATGCTTGATGTgcatttgcaataaattttccTTTCGAAAGTTTTTATTGCATCCCTCCTTAGGACACTTATAAGCGCTGTCCTCCATCTCCACGCGAAGTCCACCAATGAAAACGGCTAATGTGTAGAGAATAGTAATAAatgaattgtaaaaaaatatatttgcgtggtatatttatttctatatgttataattgcatggaaaatttaattaccaatttactttaattaatgtatattaattgaatttgtaaaaatatctaCTTACAATAGATCATCTCTGAGGTATTAGTGAAATGTAAAAGACATAATGCAACGATTAAACACTGGCATGAATCAGGGCACAGCATATCGCAGGAATCTTACCACCATCCGCAGCGGGCGCAGTGGGCGTCGAGACAATAGGCGGGGTGTTGTCGATACTGCTCGTCGCTGTGGCGAGTAACGCGTCAGGTGTGTGGGACGATGCTTTTGTTTTGGGCAACAAAGTCTTGATCTTCTTCGGCGCTTCCGGCGTGGCTTCCTGCTTCGCACGATGCGCTTGATTCCGCTTTCTGCGGTGTATGCAGAAGTCGAACTTTTCGGGATCGAAGTCGTGCAGCCCCTGATTCTCCATGAATACTCTAATGTCGTTCCTCGATCTGAATTTCTTGCTGGTTTGCTTgctttaaaacgaaaatgtaaccgtgaaaatatataaaatatataattgttaattgggaattatttattaaggaTTCATTAagggaattatttttcatcaacATCTTTCATCTTACTGTATGAACAAGACATCCCACTTTCCGGCGGATGTGCCAGCCTTCCTCTGCGTGAAGTGCTTCTCCCAACCAGGAGGCAATCTTCTGTCCGCGACTATTATGGATCGTCGTGGTCCTATGataaattttgcattacaCAGAAACGCCATTGCAGCATTGTGtttatgttcaaaaatgccaAGAATCTCTTccactttattaaaaaaaactttatttgtgCTGCAACTTACCATCATTGCTATCCACAATATAAGACTCCGTTCCCTGTGGTTCGCCATCAATCCATTCGGGACCAACGTCTTCCTCATGATCCGTATCATTCTTTGGCACTTCCTTCTTGCTTTTCTTCGAGTACGATTTGATCTTTGATACATTGGTATCGAAGCCTCTCAGCAAATCCGTGCCTGGATCGTAACAAGGACCAAACAGCGTACCATCCATTTCGACCTTATTCTCCATAGAGTTGTCTCTATTTTCCTTGACGGTGGTCTCCTCTTTCTTTGATGCCTTGTCGGTGTCATTCTTCGTACGTCTTCTCGAGTGAGTATTGAACAATTCCATAACTGTATGCTTTCGCTTCTTATCCCTCCTTTCTTGTTTGCTACCAATGTATCCCTCCAACGTTTCGTTTAATTGCTGTTCGGAAATGGGATAAAGAAACGGTTTGACAGGTGacattttatgtaatacaCACGGGatcaaaaaagttttaaaaaactGCATTTGTAGCATAGAGCTCTAAGTTTGCATTGCAACATTACTCTCCACATTATCACGGCTCGTTCGAGCAACGGTAAAAGAACAATACAAAATATCAAAGCTCAATATAAAAATCGTGTTTCACTCTACCAATTTTCAGATGTAATTATCACATCTTGCAAATACAAAGAAACAACAACATAACCTCAATCGACGAATTTATACCTTGGTCGAGTTCGCTGCGATCTTGGTCATCTTCGACGATTTAACGATCTTCGCATATCCATCGTCGAACAATACATCGTACCTGTCTGCGAAAAAGATTTACTTAGGGCTACTTCCGATCAGTTTCCCATCCCGTGGAGATAAAAAAGActacatatatatctctcctctctcccacAAGAGGCAAACGTCAAACGGTAATCTACGAGACACcgtccgtctctctctttcgcacgCGCAGTTAAGGTTAGGTCGCTTACCATTCGCCAAGACTGCGTTTACTTTGGCTGGGTATTTTCTGCCGTCCGCCCACGTAGCGAGTATCTTCTCACCCACTGAAAACTCCCTCACCTTTGTCTCCCTGAAGGTGCGAAATCCACCCATTATGTCGCGAATTTAATTCGCACGACGTACGACATAAAGCATaagattttcaataaaaacgaGGAGGAAGGCTACAAGAGCGTGACAATTGACGAGAAAAATGtagattttcaaatttttcttttatcaaaATACCATCGACTCGCGCGTCTTTCTAGCGCGCCTTTCAAAGCTCGAGTACGATACATGTACAAGTACATATCGCGCGTCAGGAACTGGAAAATTCAGATGATGTAATTTCTGTGGGGAAAGTCACCCTGATGCATTTGCATATTGATAGCAATGTATATATCTGAGAGCGATTAGGCATTACTCGTTCTTGTCGAACGATACGGCACATGATTCAAGGTGCAATTAGTATTGCACCATATTGCACAAcatgaagaaattaaaaaatctatctTGCTACCAATTGCAGTAATgcattcttattttattttaatgatatatttacAAAGATATGTCAGCAATGAAATGAAAGAGATTGAAAATGTACATGATAGAAAAtgatttctttatttgcaCATTCCATCATTCGACGTGCTCAATGATGGTCCAATATTTACCATCACCCTTGCGAACGTAATCGGTACGGGGTTTTTAAATCTTCTTACTAACTCTTCGTTGCATGGCAATAAATAAACAGCATAATAAAACCATAATAAATCTATCGCTAACAACAAAACACtagagtttcttttctcgCCTAAAATTCATTAATGATGCAATTTTCACTTACGAAGGTGGCAGGATCCAAGCTTGTTCGCTTTAAAGGAAGACAAAAATGATCACGACAGGAATGATTTTTCGAGATGACTTATCATGCAGTTTTTGCGACACTCCCAACGATTTAGAGCCATTGGAACGCTTACTTACTTTGACGGAGTTTGCAACACGCGTAGCCTCGAGCTGTCCATCGGTATCCACTCGTCGAATCGCGAACTCCATTTGTCAAAGTGTATCAAAACTTCCCTCTCGTCCCAATCTGTTTCCACCACTTTTGCGGAATACCTACAAATACGAATcaatcgatatttaatttatcccaTCATTTCTGGATTTCTTAACCGATAATTCACGTTTCGTCACTGTTTCATTGTAAACACTCGTAAGTTTTACGTTACATAACTTTTCACATTTCTTTTCCTTAACATGTTTCTCTTA
The Ooceraea biroi isolate clonal line C1 chromosome 4, Obir_v5.4, whole genome shotgun sequence genome window above contains:
- the LOC105282636 gene encoding PHD finger protein 20 isoform X1; translated protein: MKRRRVPRSRSEGRVSSAVAATAAAVASAPLPLPPPPPTAGAMGMARKCCVRSCEADVRAARAKGLPLHKFPKDAALRDRWLASGGFEASFKPTPAQVVCHRHFKRADYEAARSGHKLLLKRGSVPTVFADYDNHPDPVIMSVKSSTSYAQEDLDLINSEILNLGHSASPLLPEVRTPKSDSCGETCNSRPTSSVDTLNLHDSSNVVDNECKVTTPKEETVKLMKDKSVANSDKTYPNKSDKARLKVNTVAMQLGIVEPGATMKTGTKDLVMKKELKSVKLSDEKEFDKSEELKPKVLNRGGLKFYPGAKLEAKDFNDKWYSAKVVETDWDEREVLIHFDKWSSRFDEWIPMDSSRLRVLQTPSNEQAWILPPSETKVREFSVGEKILATWADGRKYPAKVNAVLANDRYDVLFDDGYAKIVKSSKMTKIAANSTKQLNETLEGYIGSKQERRDKKRKHTVMELFNTHSRRRTKNDTDKASKKEETTVKENRDNSMENKVEMDGTLFGPCYDPGTDLLRGFDTNVSKIKSYSKKSKKEVPKNDTDHEEDVGPEWIDGEPQGTESYIVDSNDGPRRSIIVADRRLPPGWEKHFTQRKAGTSAGKWDVLFIHKQTSKKFRSRNDIRVFMENQGLHDFDPEKFDFCIHRRKRNQAHRAKQEATPEAPKKIKTLLPKTKASSHTPDALLATATSSIDNTPPIVSTPTAPAADGEMIYSVFIGGLRVEMEDSAYKCPKEGCNKNFRKENLLQMHIKHYHPEYSKFLGSTPKVEDLAYARTIGESIEDIIPKKSTPFLEKLNKFGKKKSFPEKSSSAALQSTLNTVQPTSPSVSGAIMLEAEEEDQSEKCSDSQKEDMKIETMSPMSSYSAEMDEDMEKKRENTCALSPGTLFDMKVKEEKAPGGIKTLLPVRPAATSEAQRIDRAKSTDEAVHVERSKAQKRKQLAEFGMEIPAKAKKRHGISDITDGFGDLDDSAMDVEGPTALMYRYSRRKSDSKSDENSQNSQLNDSRIEKGDPLKGDATKTDINNDTEESDGVMMMINGELVKVEQLRREEIINCTCGFMEEDGLMIQCDLCLCWQHGHCNAIEREKDVPEKYICYICQHPYRQRPSKKYFHDQDWIKEGKLPSLSNRTRNQFVMNQRTAMLKRSYDLVAALLQMQQILHSLRVKINVAQKKDHPKLYLWAKNWEKVDVPKIDIEPVPVMEIIKSGASPADVSLEISRRLETKTETKLSLKDDQDEKSIASDSELMKILEEDSTHSDESRMINKKEGLMNSKDSHILLDALTSGNSDAKQRDAITLDVKMESPDLLAEKTMIDNSASENLNSGPLVNNDQCKPNMVDMENEVAPPPQPFIPEPEAPIDPAECRTRLLEHIEHFQCHIDSRLTSLEAQICALEAIDQDELVPDAHVQPRTKQTVQMLLRDLSTIRKLAALC
- the LOC105282636 gene encoding PHD finger protein 20 isoform X7, encoding MSVKSSTSYAQEDLDLINSEILNLGHSASPLLPEVRTPKSDSCGETCNSRPTSSVDTLNLHDSSNVVDNECKVTTPKEETVKLMKDKSVANSDKTYPNKSDKARLKVNTVAMQLGIVEPGATMKTGTKDLVMKKELKSVKLSDEKEFDKSEELKPKVLNRGGLKFYPGAKLEAKDFNDKWYSAKVVETDWDEREVLIHFDKWSSRFDEWIPMDSSRLRVLQTPSNEQAWILPPSETKVREFSVGEKILATWADGRKYPAKVNAVLANDRYDVLFDDGYAKIVKSSKMTKIAANSTKQLNETLEGYIGSKQERRDKKRKHTVMELFNTHSRRRTKNDTDKASKKEETTVKENRDNSMENKVEMDGTLFGPCYDPGTDLLRGFDTNVSKIKSYSKKSKKEVPKNDTDHEEDVGPEWIDGEPQGTESYIVDSNDGPRRSIIVADRRLPPGWEKHFTQRKAGTSAGKWDVLFIHKQTSKKFRSRNDIRVFMENQGLHDFDPEKFDFCIHRRKRNQAHRAKQEATPEAPKKIKTLLPKTKASSHTPDALLATATSSIDNTPPIVSTPTAPAADGEMIYSVFIGGLRVEMEDSAYKCPKEGCNKNFRKENLLQMHIKHYHPEYSKFLGSTPKVEDLAYARTIGESIEDIIPKKSTPFLEKLNKFGKKKSFPEKSSSAALQSTLNTVQPTSPSVSGAIMLEAEEEDQSEKCSDSQKEDMKIETMSPMSSYSAEMDEDMEKKRENTCALSPGTLFDMKVKEEKAPGGIKTLLPVRPAATSEAQRIDRAKSTDEAVHVERSKAQKRKQLAEFGMEIPAKAKKRHGISDITDGFGDLDDSAMDVEGPTALMYRYSRRKSDSKSDENSQNSQLNDSRIEKGDPLKGDATKTDINNDTEESDGVMMMINGELVKVEQLRREEIINCTCGFMEEDGLMIQCDLCLCWQHGHCNAIEREKDVPEKYICYICQHPYRQRPSKKYFHDQDWIKEGKLPSLSNRTRNQFVMNQRTAMLKRSYDLVAALLQMQQILHSLRVKINVAQKKDHPKLYLWAKNWEKVDVPKIDIEPVPVMEIIKSGASPADVSLEISRRLETKTETKLSLKDDQDEKSIASDSELMKILEEDSTHSDESRMINKKEGLMNSKDSHILLDALTSGNSDAKQRDAITLDVKMESPDLLAEKTMIDNSASENLNSGPLVNNDQCKPNMVDMENEVAPPPQPFIPEPEAPIDPAECRTRLLEHIEHFQCHIDSRLTSLEAQICALEAIDQDELVPDAHVQPRTKQTVQMLLRDLSTIRKLAALC